Sequence from the Nitrospirota bacterium genome:
TCCTGGTAAAGATGCTCTCGTGGCTGACCGTTGCGGTTGCGGCACTATTCTATACGCAAGGGGCCCGCGGCATACTGCTTCGCATCAGGAGTAAGTCCAGCCCAAAGTGCCAATCTGTACTATCTGCTAGAGAAATACAGTTGATAGCAGCAGGCTATTTGTTGTCGGCACTCGTATCCTTGTTGTCCTGGCTGAAAGGTGAAGGATGGCTTGGTTTTATTGCAGCAGGAATAGCGATCTTCTCCGCAGCTCTGTGGCTTTTTGTTTCCCGGAGATTGCGATCGATGGAATGATGCTGTCGGGAACTTGAATCTTACGAGGAGCGTTGCAATGATGCGAACAGGTTTTATCGGCTGGCGCGGCATGGTGGGCTCGGTGCTCATGGGCCGCATGAAGGAAGAGAGGGACTTCGACCACGTTGACCCGGTGTTCTTCACCACGTCGAACGTGGGTGGGAAGGGGCCGGATATCGGGAAGGATGTTGCCCCGCTCAAGGACGCGAAGAATGTCAACGAGCTGAAGGCCATGGATGCCATAATCTCCTGCCAAGGCGGCGAGTATACGAGCGAGATCTATCCAAAGCTGCGCGAGGCAGGCTGGAATGGTTACTGGATCGACGCGGCATCAACGCTCCGCATGACGAACGACTCGATCATCATCCTCGATCCGGTCAATATCAATGTGATCAGGAACGGTCTTGCCCGGGGCGTCAAGAACTACATCGGCGGCAACTGCACGGTCTCGCTCATGCTGATGGCGCTGGGCGGCATCTACGAGCGCGATCTCGTGGAATGGATGAGCGCGATGACGTACCAGGCCGCCTCGGGCGCGGGCGCGAACAACATGCGTGAGCTGCTGAAGCAGATGGGTTCAGCCCACGGATCGGTCAAGGGACTCCTGGATGACCCCTCCGGCGCGATCCTGGAGATCGACCGCACCGTCGCCGACCATGTCCGTTCCGACGCCTATCCCAAGGAATTCTTCGGCGCTCCGCTCGCCTGCTCGCTCATCCCCTGGATCGACAAGCAGCTCGACAACGGTCAGAGCAGGGAAGAGTGGAAGGGCCAGGCCGAGACGAACAAGATCCTGGGCCGCGAGAAGAACCCGATTCCGATCGACGGCACCTGCGTGCGCATCGGCGCCATGCGCTGCCACAGCCAGGCGCTTACGATCAAGATGAAGAAGGATGTGCCGCTCGACGAGATCACGGACATAATCGCGAAGCACAACAAGTGGGTGAAGGTCGTGCCGAACGTGCGCGAGATCACGATGCGGGAGCTGACGCCGGCGGCGGCCACGGGCACGCTCACGGTGCCCGTGGGCAGGCTCCGGAAGATGAACATGGGTCCCACGTTCCTGAACGCGTTCACCTGCGGCGACCAGCTCCTCTGGGGTGCTGCCGAACCGCTCAGGAGAATGCTCCGGATCGTGGTGGAGAAATAAAGCATAAGACGTTAACCACGAAGTACACGAAGAATTTCTTAAAGGAAGGTCAGAGTTTTTCTGAGGCTTGAATCTTTCCTTCGTTCTCTTCGTGACCTTCGTGGTTAAGAAGGCTTGCTTTTTCGAAAAATGCTTAAAAAAAAGAGTAAATACGTCGTCGCCATCGCGGGTGCTACCGGTGTCGTCGGCAGGGAGATGCTCGAGATTCTGGAGGAGCGTCATTTCCCGGTCGCCGACGTCGTGCTGCTCGCGTCGGAACAATCCGCCGGCGATCGGGTGGAGTTCGGCGGCAAGTCCCGGACGGTCAAGCAGCTCGCGAAGGATTCCTTTGAGGGTGTTGACATCGCGCTCTTCTCAGCGGGTTCGGATCGCAGCGTCGAATTCGTTCCTGCCGCGGTGCGGTCGGGGGCTGTCGTCGTGGACAACTCGAGCGCCTTCCGCATGGACCCCGGGGTCCCGCTCGTCGTTCCGGAAGTGAACGCACATGCCCTCGGGAAGCACGCCGGCATCATCGCCAACCCCAACTGCTCCACGATTGCCATGGTCATGGCGCTCAAGCCGATCCATGATGCTGCTACGATCAGGCGGGTTGTCGTAACCACCTTCCAGTCCGTGTCCGGCACGGGCAAGAAGGCCATGGATGAGCTCGCCCAGCAGACCGTGGCGCTCTTGAATTTCCGGGACGTGGAGACGAAAGTGTATCCCTATCAGATCGCGTTCAACTGCCTTCCCCATATTGATTCCTTCCTGGACAACGGCTATACAAAGGAAGAGATGAAGCTGGTTAACGAAACGCGGAAGATCCTGGAAGCCGATTCCCTTCGCGTGACGGCCACGACGGTCCGCGTGCCCGTGTTTCGATGCCACTCGGAGTCCGTTAACGTCGAGACGGAGAAGAAGATAACTGCCAACGAGGCACGCGCTCTGCTGTCTGCGGCTCCCGGCATGCTCGTGTACGATGATCCGGGGAGGAACCTCTATCCGCTCGCGATCGACGTTGCGGGAAAGGACGAGACTTACGTGGGCAGGATCCGGGAGGACGAATCGGTCCCGAACGGGCTCAATCTCTGGATCGTGTCGGACAACCTGAGGAAGGGCGCCGCGTTGAACGCGGTCCAGATCGCGGAGATGCTGATAAAGTAAAGAAAACAGGAACCCGGAGGACAAAGGACCGATGAAAAACGGTCTGGCGTCCGGCTTCTGGCCTTTGTGCACTATTCTATGTACAAGCTCATTTCAAAACTGTTCGACAGGCTTGAGCGGGGACTCAGCCCCAGGGACAAGACGGTCCTGATCTCCCTCCTGCTCGTCATCTCGGTGCTGGGGATCATACTGGCCGTCCGGTACTACAATTACATCCAGAAGAACCCCGAGTTCTGCAACAGCTGCCACTTGATGGAAGAGGCCTATACGGCGTGGAAGCTCTCGGGCCACCGGAACATCGTCTGCCAGGACTGCCACCAGCTTGGCATGATCGAGCAGAACCGGCTGCTGGTCAAATTCATCTTTACGACGGACCGCAAGACGCCCGAGCCGCATGGGAACGAAACACCCTGGAAGGCCTGCACGAGGTGTCACTGGGATGATGCCTCGCAGGGATCGGTGAGCGTGAATAAATCAACGGGCCACGCGCGGCACGTATTCACGGAAAAGCTGACCTGCAAGGATTGTCACAGCAGGAAGGTGCATGCATTCAGGCCTGACCGTGACGCCTGTCTGCGCTGCCACAAGGATTGGAAGATCCACGGAGTGGGGATGGAGGACATTTCCTGCCTCCGGTGCCATGCGTTCTCGCCAAAGAAACAGGAAGCGTTCATCCCGGACCGCGAGCGATGCCTGAGCTGCCACCGGAAATCGTCAAAGACATCGTTCCCTGACAAGGTTCCCATGGCGCGCCTGAACTGCTACGAGTGCCATAAGCCGCACGCGCGCATCAAGCCCACGGACGAAGATTGCTACCGCTGTCATACACGGGAAGTTCTCGAGGCGCATAATCCCGCTGCCCATCGCGGGAACAGGTCATGCAAGACCTGCCATATCCCCCACCGGTGGACGGCCCAATAGCCAGCCCTGCTGCCTATCGGGATTTGCGGGTTTTTTTCGTGCCGCTCAGGAAGAGCTCGTTCGGCCGGATCTTGTAGATCCGGCAGAGCGTCATGAGCTTCATGAGGCTCGGATTCGTCTCTTTGCCGGATTCCAGGCGGGAGATATAGCCCTGCGTGATCCTTCCCCGCCTATCCACGGCTTTTTCCGACATCCTCGCCACTTCGCTCATGGACAGCTTGTTCTTGATGCGCATTTTTTGGAGTTTTTCGGCTAGTGTCATATTTCATTTATACATGGCTTTGAACAGTTTGTCAACAAAAAGTTGCAAAATATTTTTATATTGGTTGTTTAAAAATGCAAAGATTTGTGCTATAGTAATTTTGTTAACATATTAACGGGTTTTGGTACCTTCAATAGTTTCAAAAGGTTGAAACCTTATGAGTGGAGGTTGAGCTATGTACAAGATTGATGTCTTGGAGAAAAAGCGTTTGGAGAGGGGTCTCAGCTACACCGAAATCGCTGACAGGCTCGGCATGCATAAGGTGACGGTATCGCGAACCTTGAAGGGTGTGACCATGAAGCCCAGGACGGTAAAGCTTCTGGCAGACTATCTCGGTGTGGAAATGGAAAGAATCGTGCAGTAACCGCAGCGCACCGGTTCGCTTCTTTTCCGTTCCATCGGAAATACTGATCCTGGACTCATTCTGCAGGAGGGTAAGGTTGAACAAACCTTACCCTTTTTGTTTTTGTTCCCGTCCCTGAATGTGGTACTATCGCGCATCGTTTACCGGAGGATTGATGACCGATTTCATGAGCGTTGCGTGCCAGGCCGCGCGGACAGCGGGCTCCATTTTGCGGGAGAACCTCGGCGGTGCCCGGGAGATAACGTATAAGGGCGATATCAACCTTATGACAGAGATGGACATGCGGTCCGAGCGGGCGATCGTCGGAACGATCAGCGCCGCCTTTCCGGAGCATGGCGTGATAGCGGAGGAGGAAACGGACCTGCGGGGCGGGTCGGAATTTCGCTGGATCATCGATCCCCTGGACGGGACCACGAACTACGCCCATGGTTATCCCTGCTTCTCTGTCTCCATCGCGCTCGAACACCAGAACGAGGTCATCGTGGCCGTTGTTTTCGACCCGATGAGGGACGAGCTCTTTTCCGCCCAAAAGGGTTCAGGTGCTTATCTGAATGACAGGAAGGTGCGCGTCTCTTCCGTTGACACCCTGATCCGGAGTCTTCTGTCGACGGGTTTCCCCTACGATCGAACCGTGAGCGACAGGAACAACATGGACTTCTTTCATGATCTGCTCATGGCCTCCCAGGAGGTCCGCCGGGATGGGTCTGCGGCTCTTGACCTGTGCTCCGTGGCTGCCGGCCGGTTCGACGGGTTCTGGGAGCTCAAACTGAAGCCCTGGGACGTGGCAGCCGGCAGCCTGATCGTGCGCGAGGCCGGCGGGGTTGTGTCGGACCTTGCGGGAAATCCGGTTTCCCTCGATGCAGGCGAGATCCTCGCGAGCAACGGCAGGATCCACCAGCAGATGGTCGAGGTGCTTCAAAATGCCGTAAGGCGTAAGGCGTAAGCATGCTCCAGCCAAAGGAGTGGCACAATATCTTCCCTTGTTTCCATATCCCGCTGTTCTGACTACGATCGCGATCGAATCCAGGACGCAGTTCGCCGGTCCGTGGTCCTGCTCGGCGGGATTGCGGCATTCATCAGGCCCGGCGAACGCGTGCTTATCAAGCCCAATCTCCTGAAGGCGAGCCCGCCGGACAGGGCCGTGGTAACGCACCCCGAGATCCTTCGCGCCGTCATTCGCCTTGTTCATGAGGCGGGCGCCGAGGCCGTGGTGGGCGACAGTCCGGGGTTTGGCGAACTCCGCCGGGTCTGCGAGAAGTCGGGCATCCTTGAGGTCATCGAGGAGGAAGGAGCGGATCTGGCGGACTTTGAGCAGGCGGTCAAGATCAAGAACCGCGGCCAGTTCCATCATTTTGAGATAGCCCGTGCGGTCCATGACGCCGATGCCGTCATCAACGTTCCCAAGCTCAAGACCCACGGCATGATGACGATCACCGGCGCGGTCAAGAACCTGTTCGGCTGCATCCCGGGAAGACGCAAGGTCCAGTGGCATTTCAACGCCGGCGTAAACCGCGAGGCCTTTGCGCGGATGCTGGTCGAACTGTGCGCACTGATCAAGCCTCGTCTGACCGTGATGGATGCGGTCGTGGGCATGGAAGGGAACGGACCCGGGAGCGGCGACCCCCGGACGATCGGGCTCGTACTGGCCGGAGCGGACCCCGTTGCCGTGGATGTGGTCTCGGGGGCTCTCCTCGGCGCGGACCCCGCGCTGCTGTATGTCATCAGGGCTGCGGCCGAGGCCGGAATCGGAGAGACGCATCTCCACAGAATCGCGGTTTCCGGGGAGTCTCTTGGCGCGGTTTCGGTCAGGGGCTTTCGGCTCCCGCCCCGGGAACATCTCGAATGGCGCCTGCCCGAATGGGCCCGCGGGCTTCTCAAGGACGCCCTGACCACACGGCCGGTCATCGATCACGGGGCCTGCATCCGGTGCGGGATCTGCCAGGGACACTGCCCTCAGGGAGCGATCAGTGACGCGGGAAAACAGCTCGAGATCCGCTACCGAGACTGCATCCGCTGCTTCTGCTGCCAGGAGTTCTGTCCCCAGGGCGCCATCACTGTCGGCAGGGGATGGGCTCTCAAGATCGTGAGATAGGCATCCCGTTCAGCCCGGGGACTCATCCCTCTTTTCCCCGGTGTCATCTTCCTTTGCTCGATCGTCTTCCCCGGGTTCAAGCTCCGCTGCGACCTTGTCAGGGTCCAGGTCAAGAACCTCTTCGTCACCGATCTCATAGAACTGATCCTGTCCAGCGCTTGCGGGATCGCTGCCGCGCTCCAACAACTCACGATACACGAAGGGTTTGATGGTGACCGGAAGGGACGGATCCGCGTAGAGCTCGCGGAGATCCACAAGCTTCATGTCCTTCAAAAAACGGATCGATGTCGACAGGGGTGTATGGGTATTCCGGACCAGCGAGTAGCGGATGAGCGGGCGGCGCGACCAGACCGAGTGCTGTGAGATCAGGAGGATCGTTTCCGGTACGGTATCCACACGGGCGATGACCTTGAACAGGTGGGCCTCGACGAGGTGCGGATTATTGAGGCAGAGCCGGACCACCTCCGGGATCCGCTCCTGGAGCAGTTTGAGCAGGACCGCGCCTGCTGCCTTCTTGGCGAGCGTCTTCTTGTTTCCCAGCGGCATGGTCGGGATGCGCTCGGTGAGCATGCTCTCGACCTTGTGCCGGAACACGGAGGGGACGTGGGGGCTGCGCGTTAATTCCTCGAGGTCGAAGACGCGGAGAAAACGCGCGATCGAAAGGGACACCGTGAGCGGCGACCGGGGGTTCCTGGCAAGGGCAAGCTTGACGGGATAACTCTCGGACCAGCGCCTGTCCTTTGCGATCATTTCCAGGACATCGGAAGGAAGGTTCTTTCTGCCCGCCACGATCAGGACATCCTCCTCGGTCACATTTCTGCCCTGGAGGAGAGACCTGACCACCCGGGGAGACGGATCGTGGATATACAGCCGGACTTCATCGGCTCCCGCAGCGGACGCCCGCTCGACTCTTGTCTCCTCCGGCTCGTTCATGGTCCCATTATACGAAGTTTCAATTCTATGTAACAGCAAAATGATAATGTCCTATTCTGGCAAAGTAGAAATGTCCTATTTTAAGTTACAATGCCCCGATGCAATTGGAGGGGAGTGTGACGAAAAAGGACATGATTACTATGAGCCGGAGAGAGTCAAAAAGGCTGCACGTTATCCACCAGGCATTGGATAAGAGGATCACCCAGGCCAAGGCTGCGGAGCTTGTTGGTCTGAGCAGCAGGCAGCTTCGGCGGATGCTCAAACGGGTACGAGAAGAAGGAGACGATAGCATCAGCCATCGATCCCGCGGCAAGAGCTCGAAT
This genomic interval carries:
- a CDS encoding NapC/NirT family cytochrome c; the protein is MYKLISKLFDRLERGLSPRDKTVLISLLLVISVLGIILAVRYYNYIQKNPEFCNSCHLMEEAYTAWKLSGHRNIVCQDCHQLGMIEQNRLLVKFIFTTDRKTPEPHGNETPWKACTRCHWDDASQGSVSVNKSTGHARHVFTEKLTCKDCHSRKVHAFRPDRDACLRCHKDWKIHGVGMEDISCLRCHAFSPKKQEAFIPDRERCLSCHRKSSKTSFPDKVPMARLNCYECHKPHARIKPTDEDCYRCHTREVLEAHNPAAHRGNRSCKTCHIPHRWTAQ
- a CDS encoding helix-turn-helix transcriptional regulator — encoded protein: MTLAEKLQKMRIKNKLSMSEVARMSEKAVDRRGRITQGYISRLESGKETNPSLMKLMTLCRIYKIRPNELFLSGTKKTRKSR
- a CDS encoding aspartate-semialdehyde dehydrogenase, producing the protein MLKKKSKYVVAIAGATGVVGREMLEILEERHFPVADVVLLASEQSAGDRVEFGGKSRTVKQLAKDSFEGVDIALFSAGSDRSVEFVPAAVRSGAVVVDNSSAFRMDPGVPLVVPEVNAHALGKHAGIIANPNCSTIAMVMALKPIHDAATIRRVVVTTFQSVSGTGKKAMDELAQQTVALLNFRDVETKVYPYQIAFNCLPHIDSFLDNGYTKEEMKLVNETRKILEADSLRVTATTVRVPVFRCHSESVNVETEKKITANEARALLSAAPGMLVYDDPGRNLYPLAIDVAGKDETYVGRIREDESVPNGLNLWIVSDNLRKGAALNAVQIAEMLIK
- a CDS encoding DUF362 domain-containing protein gives rise to the protein MVLLGGIAAFIRPGERVLIKPNLLKASPPDRAVVTHPEILRAVIRLVHEAGAEAVVGDSPGFGELRRVCEKSGILEVIEEEGADLADFEQAVKIKNRGQFHHFEIARAVHDADAVINVPKLKTHGMMTITGAVKNLFGCIPGRRKVQWHFNAGVNREAFARMLVELCALIKPRLTVMDAVVGMEGNGPGSGDPRTIGLVLAGADPVAVDVVSGALLGADPALLYVIRAAAEAGIGETHLHRIAVSGESLGAVSVRGFRLPPREHLEWRLPEWARGLLKDALTTRPVIDHGACIRCGICQGHCPQGAISDAGKQLEIRYRDCIRCFCCQEFCPQGAITVGRGWALKIVR
- a CDS encoding inositol monophosphatase family protein gives rise to the protein MTDFMSVACQAARTAGSILRENLGGAREITYKGDINLMTEMDMRSERAIVGTISAAFPEHGVIAEEETDLRGGSEFRWIIDPLDGTTNYAHGYPCFSVSIALEHQNEVIVAVVFDPMRDELFSAQKGSGAYLNDRKVRVSSVDTLIRSLLSTGFPYDRTVSDRNNMDFFHDLLMASQEVRRDGSAALDLCSVAAGRFDGFWELKLKPWDVAAGSLIVREAGGVVSDLAGNPVSLDAGEILASNGRIHQQMVEVLQNAVRRKA
- the asd gene encoding aspartate-semialdehyde dehydrogenase; this translates as MMRTGFIGWRGMVGSVLMGRMKEERDFDHVDPVFFTTSNVGGKGPDIGKDVAPLKDAKNVNELKAMDAIISCQGGEYTSEIYPKLREAGWNGYWIDAASTLRMTNDSIIILDPVNINVIRNGLARGVKNYIGGNCTVSLMLMALGGIYERDLVEWMSAMTYQAASGAGANNMRELLKQMGSAHGSVKGLLDDPSGAILEIDRTVADHVRSDAYPKEFFGAPLACSLIPWIDKQLDNGQSREEWKGQAETNKILGREKNPIPIDGTCVRIGAMRCHSQALTIKMKKDVPLDEITDIIAKHNKWVKVVPNVREITMRELTPAAATGTLTVPVGRLRKMNMGPTFLNAFTCGDQLLWGAAEPLRRMLRIVVEK
- a CDS encoding helix-turn-helix transcriptional regulator encodes the protein MYKIDVLEKKRLERGLSYTEIADRLGMHKVTVSRTLKGVTMKPRTVKLLADYLGVEMERIVQ